The genomic region AAGCAGGCGCATTTTTGTTGGCGGTATCAGCCAGAATCCCACACTTTGGATGCAGTGTTGTTGGCTTATCTCAAAAACAATGTGGTAATGCGGACAACCGATATGATGTTGCATTCTTTGCGGGCGTTTTGGTTGCCACTAGCTTGTTTAAAGCATCCCGATTTATCTGAAGCAGACAAAAAACAGATGGCAAGAGATGCAGTGTATGCCCTGATGCGACAGGCGGATTATCTTTGCTCAACTTTTGGTTTGGAGCGGGTTACTCCTCCTAACTCTTTAGTTTCTTCTAGTTCGATATCGCCAGTTTTTAGGGGTATAAATTCGGGGCAAGGAGCCGAATCTTCTTCTTTGCCTTCAAAGAAGTTGAAAGAGGAAACAAGGGAGAATTCGTTATTGGTATCGGAGCTAGAACGAGCCACTGGCGATGGTGATTGGGATGACAACGGTTGGAAAAGTTAAGGAGAAAGAAGAATATGGCTTTAAGAGGAAGAAAGAAGAAAGAGGCAATTTTTGAAGAAATAGGAAATATTCAGGTTGAAGACCAGACTTTGGACACTATTTCAACTCAAGATACAAAAATTGAAACTGAAAAACTGGACAATACTTCAACTCAAGATACAAAAATTGAAGCTGAAAAACTGGACAATACTTCAATTCAAGATGCACAAATTGAAGCTGAAAATTTGGATAATACTTCAACTCAAGATGCACAAATTAAAGCTGAAAATTTGGACAATACCTCAACTCAAGATGCAGAAATTAAAGCTAAAAATTTGGACAATACCTCAACTCAAGAAAAACAGGATGTTGGACACAAACCCCTACAAGCAAAGCAGAGGACAATAATTCATTTGGTGGATGGCGAAAAGGGGGGTGTAGGCAAATCTCTGGTTGCTCGAACCATGCTGCAATATTGTTTGGATAATTCACTGCCAATTGTTGCAGTGGAAGCTGACCGTTCCAATCCAGATGTGGCTGGGATTTACTCAGATTGCTTTGAAGCTGTATTTAGTGAGGATGAAAAGAGAGCTGACAAAGCGGATAAAATTTTCGAGTTGGCTATGTCTAAGTCCGTGATTGTAAACTTACCTGCTCAAGTATATGAACCGGTGTCTGATTGGATAAACAAGAATGGACTGATTGAGTTAGGAAAGCAGCATTCTCTAACTTTCTGTAAGTGGTTTGTCTGCACCGGTGGTTATGACAGTGTGCAGCTGTTCTTGAAGTCCGTGAAGGATTTTGGTGACAAAATGCCCCACGTTTTGGTGCGGAATTTGGGATTATGTGACGATTGGTCTCATGTCGAGGGGATGGAGGAAGTTAACAATACTATTAATAAGTATTCGGTGCAGGTAATTGACTTCCCCAAATTTAGCTACCGGGAAAGGAATATGGTAGATGAGAAGCGAATAACCTTTGCCCAAGCGCGGGATTCTGATGAATTTGGGGTTGTGTCGAGGCAGCGAATTCATAATTTTCTGAAGTCCGCTTATGCACAGTTTAAAAATACGGGTTTGCTACCTTAACAAGTAAAAAGTAGTCGTAGAATCCCCATAAATAAAAAGCGTAGCGCCGTTCGCTGTGCGTGGCGGTCTGGGGATTTTACGCTCACCTTTTCCTTTGGTCGCTATGCGCCTCGAAAAAAATCTTTATATTTCTTACCAGAGATTAATTTTCGGCTCCCAGACCAATTCTCTCTTTTGCCTTTTAAATGCATGACTTTTGACTTGGAGCGAACGCGAGTGCGTCTCCGTTGCAGCGTCCCGTTCACGAAGTGTCTCCGACAGGAGAAGGGAAGGAGAACCGACTGTGACCTTTTTCAAAAATGCCAAAACCCAAAATTTGTTGGATGTGGTTTTGGAAGGAAAAACTGAGGAATTCCGGCGTAGAGTGCTGGATCTGGTAGTTAAGACAGGGTTGGAACCGGATGATCCAATTTTTCTAGTCTTGCTGGCTACTGGGCGTTTGGAAGTGTTGTTGGAGGAATCTCCTCTGGCGCTAGAGCGTCTGTTTAAGGGATGGACTTCTGAGATTAAGCGTAGTCTGGATTTAGTGGAGCAAGTTACTATTGAGCAGCAGAAAAGTGCGATCGCTAAAGCAGCCGGGGATTTAATTCGGCAAGCGGAAAGGAAAGAAGGGCGACGATTTTTTACTTCTTTGATACCAGCAATGGCGGTGTTGCTCTCTTGTGTGGGAATCGGTGTATTGTTGGGGATAACGGTTCCTCCCTGGATGGGCGGGGGATTGACCAAAGAGCGCCGCCTCACAGTAGAGGAAGCTGAAGCCTTGCGCTGGGCGCAGAGTAAAGAAGGGAAGTTTGCCCGCAATCTGATAAAGTGGAACTCCGGCTCCCTAGACAATTTGGACTGCACTAAGGACGTTTTGCGCCTGGGTGTTACTTTGAAAATTGCTGGAAGACCCTCCACAGCAGGCTTTTGCACGATTTGGGTGCAACCCCCAGAAAAGCGCCAATTTAAGAAATGAACGAAAACAATAAACTTATAAACTGAGATGTCAACTCGTCAACTGAGGCGTAAACTTCTCAACCAACTGTCACATACTTACTCAGTTTGAGAGGAAATCAAAGAAACAGTAACAGTTGTGGAAGACAGATAGCTACTCAAGTCTTTTGAACAACTGTTGATCTAGTTCAATCTGCTGAGGGAGAGCGCTCAAATCTTCAGCAGCAAATTTATTCTCACTATCTGAGCTAATAACTTTTTGTAAAAATTATCGGTTATATAATCTTTAATTGTCTATGATAAAAACCTCACACATTATATCTAGCGTCTGGTAATAAACAGTCAAGCCATGACAGTATGAATGCTAAGTCGCAAATTGGCTTGACTACATAAATATAGTGACGAGTAGAGCAGTAATTCACTTTTTTTGGTGTGAGGCAACTCATGCTAACAGTTCAAATAGCTGGGAGGGCTACTGCATGGTCGCAAGCAAGGGAAAGACCAAGCACCAAACCATTAATCAGCGAATTAGTGCTGGTTGTGGTCAGGGTAGGGGTATTGATTACCAGCCAGCAATTTGGGTAAGAGACTTCTCATCAAAGGGTCTTTCCACTCAAAGTTTTGGCTGGAAAACCCAAAGAGTTCACCATTTTTTCAGCGAGTTAGAGTTGAGCTATTTCTTAACACTAGAATGGTCGGCAATCGTCACTGATATTCGAGAGCAGTATCCTTTAACTAGTGAAGAAACGCTCTTAATTGCACAAGAATGTGGTATTTCCCATCCACTTAACCCGGATACTAGGGAACCCAACGTGATGACAACAGATTTTGTAGTCACTGTTCGCTCCAGCATTGGAGTTACCGATTACGCTCGGACAGTGAAGCCAATTAAAAAATTATCGTCTAAGCGAGTGCTGGAAAAGTTTGAGATTGAACGCCGATATTGGGAAAAAAGAAATATGAACTGGGGAATTGTCACTGAGAGGGAAATTCCTTTTGTACTGGTAGAAAATGTTAAATGGTTACACAACTTTTTCTATGTGCAAGATCTCTCACCCCTAACAGAGGATGAGATTCGCCAAATTGCGACTCCTTTAACAATAGGAGTAGCTCAAGCGAGAGCCTCATTAAGGGATCTTGCAGCAGAATGTGATTCAAGGCTTGGTTTAGAAAGAGGGTCAAGCCTATGTGTTGCCCGTCATTTAATTGCCAATCGCCAATGGCTGATTGACATTCAACAGCCGATTCAGCCTCACCAAAAGTTGATTTTATGTGCCACCTCCCCCCTATTGAACCATTTGGGATTTACACAGGTGTCAAATGAAGATTTTTGAGAATGTACTGATTGAATTACCTTTAGAGCCAGAAAATGTATTAGGCATTATTCGTGTACTGTGGATTGATGCTCAAGGGATAGATGTAGTCACAATTGAACTAAATCAGCCAAATGCTCTGCCAGTCTGGCAGAAATGCTCGGAATTGGAGACTGCTCTAGCAACAGGAAAAGCCCGAGTCCTAGAGGTAGATCCGTTTGCCGCCAGCTGCCGAAAGGAAGATACAATTGCTGAGAATCACCGTCGGCGTAGAGACGAAGCCTGGGAAGTAATTGCTCCAATAGTTGAGAGTCGGGAGCAAGTGTTCAATCCAAGTGAGCGGGGTGTCCTGATTAAAAAGGCAATAGAGCGCACGGGAAGGGATAAGGTAACAATTTATAAGTATTTGCGACGGTACTGGCAGGGAGGACAGAAGCCAAATGCTCTACTACCTCGGTTTGACTTGTGCGGTGGTGCGGGAAAGGAAAGGCAACAGTTGGGTTCTAAACTAGGTCGTCCCAGCAAGCAAGCCAAACTTAAAGGTAAACCCAAAGGAATAAATGTTGATAGGCAGATGCGACAAATCATTACTAGGAGTGCCAGAGTTTTTCATGAGAAACAAGGCAGAACTCTAAAAGATGCGTATCAACAGATGTTGCAAGAGTATTTTTCTCCCACCTACTCCGATGCTGATGGAGTGAAAATACCTATCTTGTTAGGAGAAGAAGAATGTCCCAGCTTCAGACAATTTTGCTACTGGTACTACAAAGAGCGGGATCTGGCGCAGGCACTGAGATCCCGTGAAGGTGAGCGTCGAGTCAACCTCTTATACCGAGAAGTGCTTGGAGATTCAACCCACATGGCACCCTACCCAGGGGCACTTTGGCAGATTGACTCTACGATAGCCGATATTTACCTAGTGAGTTCCTTAGACAGAAGTCGCGTTATTGGTCGCCCTGTTCTTTACCTAATTGTGGACGTATTCTCCAGGTTAATTGTGGGATTTAGTGTCAGCCTTGAGGGCCCAAGTTGGTTAGGCGCTGCCCTCGCACTCTTAAATGCTACCACAGACAAAGTTAAGTTTTGTGCTTCTTACGACATCAGCATTACAGCAGAACAATGGCCGTGCCAGCACCTGTGCAAATCTCTCCTGACAGACCGTGGTAGCGAATATCTCAGCGCCAATGCCACTCACATGGTCAAGGCTCTCGGCGTAGAACTCATTCACACACCAGCTTACCGTCCTGATTGGAAAGCCGTTGTGGAAAGACTGTTCCGTCTCATTAATGATGAGGTGATTCATTGGGAGCCGGGAGCGGTATACAAGCCAAGAGAACGAGGGGATAAGGATTACCGATTTGACGCAATTTATACACTTGACGAGTTCCGCCAAATCATAATTCGCCTCATCCTTTACTACAACAACCACCACTGGTTAAGTGAGTATCCAATGAATCGAGCCATGATTTCAGATGGTGTAGAACCATTGCCATGTGAGTTGTGGGAGTGGGGAATCCATAATTACGGTCGCCCGCGTTTTGAGACACCTGAGATTGTCCGTCTTAACCTTTTACCGACAGCAGAAGCCTCCATTACCCGTCGGGGTATAGCAATAGGTGGCTTACGCTATACCTGCGAGTTAGCTATGCGAGAGCAGTGGTTTGTTTTGGCAGGGGTTAAAGGCAGTTGGCGCGAACCCATAGCTTACGACCCGCGAAACCTTGACACCATTTATCTGCGTCGCCAAGGTGGCAGACAGTTAGAAACTTGTCACTTACTTCCAGCCTCAAAAACATACCTTGGGTGTAACTGGTATGAAGTTGTTGACCACTTCTGCGAGGTAGATTTTGCCCGAAATGATGCCAAACCCAGTCAACAACAGGCTAAAGCTGCTCTCAATGCTTACATATCTCAAGTAAAAGCTTCTGCTGACAGGCAAACAGCAAGTGCTCAAGATGGTCAAACTAAGCACTCTAGGGTCAAAGAAATCCGGAGAAATCGAAAAGCGGAACGCGAGTATGAACAGGATTTGAATGCTTGGAATCAGACACAAAACAACTTAGTAGAAGAAGCGAATGGGCAAGTAATTCCAATACCAACTGTTGCTCAACCCTCAACTGATGATGACTCTTATGTGCCGCCCCATCGACCTATTGACAAATTGCGTAAATCCTTGATGAGGAAATTGAACAATGACCCGCAGTAGTAAACAGTTAAAGCCTCCACTTCAAGTTTTTAGAGGGGAAAAAATACAAGCTTCATACCATGATGAAATTTCCATCTATAGTGGCAATCCTTTGATTGAAGCATTACCGACAATTTTAACAGAAGATGAGGTGATAGAAAAATTACAGTTTTACCCGGAATTTTCTGAGTCAGAGCGTCAATTACCTGCCCACCTGCGCTTGCATCTGATTCAAAATGTCTTGCAATTCTTCACACCCCTTCCCCCTCATATTGAGCTAGAGCAGCGATTTTCGCGCATGATTCGGGCGGGATATATAGCTAGAAATCCAGTCCAACTAGGGTTTTGGAAAGACGTTCGCTCGCGCTGCGAGATCTTACGCTCCACAAAACTTAATAGCAGAAATTTGCGCTCAACAGCTACAGGCTTCACTATTCTTGGTATCAGTGGTATAGGCAAGTCCACGGCTGTACAGGAAATCTTATCTTTATATCCCCAAGTTATTCATCACAACCGCTACCGTGACTCCCTCCATTCTCCCAACACACAACTAGTGTGGCTCAAACTGGAATGTCCCTCTGATGGCTCAGTTAAAGGTTTGTGCCTCAATTTTTTCCAAGCTGTTGATGATATATTGGCAACGCCATATTACGAAATTTACGGTGGTAGTGGGCACAGAACAGTCAATGAAATGATGCCTTATGTAGCTTTAGTAGCTTCCAATGTCCATCTAGGAGTGCTTGTAATTGACGAGATTCAATGCCTAACTAAACTAAACGTTGGTGGCTACGAAAAAATCCTTGACTTTTTTGTTCAACTAATTAATACCATTGGGTTACCTGTTGTTTTAGTAGGGACTTATAAAGCTTGGTCGATATTAGGTAGTGAATTTCGCTCCATTCGTCGAGGCACCGGACAGGGAGATTTTATTTGGGACCGCATGAAAGAGGATGAAGACTGGCAGTTATTTGTTGAGTCGCTTTGGCAATACCAGTATGTGCAAAAACCGTGTGAACTGACACCTCAAATGAGCCATTCCCTTTATTATGAATGCCAAGGCATCACTGACTTTGCTGT from Tolypothrix sp. NIES-4075 harbors:
- a CDS encoding ATP-binding protein, with amino-acid sequence MTRSSKQLKPPLQVFRGEKIQASYHDEISIYSGNPLIEALPTILTEDEVIEKLQFYPEFSESERQLPAHLRLHLIQNVLQFFTPLPPHIELEQRFSRMIRAGYIARNPVQLGFWKDVRSRCEILRSTKLNSRNLRSTATGFTILGISGIGKSTAVQEILSLYPQVIHHNRYRDSLHSPNTQLVWLKLECPSDGSVKGLCLNFFQAVDDILATPYYEIYGGSGHRTVNEMMPYVALVASNVHLGVLVIDEIQCLTKLNVGGYEKILDFFVQLINTIGLPVVLVGTYKAWSILGSEFRSIRRGTGQGDFIWDRMKEDEDWQLFVESLWQYQYVQKPCELTPQMSHSLYYECQGITDFAVKVFMLAQARAITTLKEKITQAIIKSVASDCLRTAKEVLDAFKQGNLKQLQSCEDVHPIDIEPFIQEELQQLRVEDSCTQRSKNFSASMNISLSQDKQAERQEHNCDFSEKSAATKQKNVDNSLEIKTLENSHTSPKNVELSGGLLEIVANGKQCGICAYEALQEAGYICAVASDFLEDVVK
- a CDS encoding DUF6753 family protein, encoding MTFFKNAKTQNLLDVVLEGKTEEFRRRVLDLVVKTGLEPDDPIFLVLLATGRLEVLLEESPLALERLFKGWTSEIKRSLDLVEQVTIEQQKSAIAKAAGDLIRQAERKEGRRFFTSLIPAMAVLLSCVGIGVLLGITVPPWMGGGLTKERRLTVEEAEALRWAQSKEGKFARNLIKWNSGSLDNLDCTKDVLRLGVTLKIAGRPSTAGFCTIWVQPPEKRQFKK
- a CDS encoding TnsA endonuclease N-terminal domain-containing protein, with amino-acid sequence MVASKGKTKHQTINQRISAGCGQGRGIDYQPAIWVRDFSSKGLSTQSFGWKTQRVHHFFSELELSYFLTLEWSAIVTDIREQYPLTSEETLLIAQECGISHPLNPDTREPNVMTTDFVVTVRSSIGVTDYARTVKPIKKLSSKRVLEKFEIERRYWEKRNMNWGIVTEREIPFVLVENVKWLHNFFYVQDLSPLTEDEIRQIATPLTIGVAQARASLRDLAAECDSRLGLERGSSLCVARHLIANRQWLIDIQQPIQPHQKLILCATSPLLNHLGFTQVSNEDF
- a CDS encoding Mu transposase C-terminal domain-containing protein, coding for MKIFENVLIELPLEPENVLGIIRVLWIDAQGIDVVTIELNQPNALPVWQKCSELETALATGKARVLEVDPFAASCRKEDTIAENHRRRRDEAWEVIAPIVESREQVFNPSERGVLIKKAIERTGRDKVTIYKYLRRYWQGGQKPNALLPRFDLCGGAGKERQQLGSKLGRPSKQAKLKGKPKGINVDRQMRQIITRSARVFHEKQGRTLKDAYQQMLQEYFSPTYSDADGVKIPILLGEEECPSFRQFCYWYYKERDLAQALRSREGERRVNLLYREVLGDSTHMAPYPGALWQIDSTIADIYLVSSLDRSRVIGRPVLYLIVDVFSRLIVGFSVSLEGPSWLGAALALLNATTDKVKFCASYDISITAEQWPCQHLCKSLLTDRGSEYLSANATHMVKALGVELIHTPAYRPDWKAVVERLFRLINDEVIHWEPGAVYKPRERGDKDYRFDAIYTLDEFRQIIIRLILYYNNHHWLSEYPMNRAMISDGVEPLPCELWEWGIHNYGRPRFETPEIVRLNLLPTAEASITRRGIAIGGLRYTCELAMREQWFVLAGVKGSWREPIAYDPRNLDTIYLRRQGGRQLETCHLLPASKTYLGCNWYEVVDHFCEVDFARNDAKPSQQQAKAALNAYISQVKASADRQTASAQDGQTKHSRVKEIRRNRKAEREYEQDLNAWNQTQNNLVEEANGQVIPIPTVAQPSTDDDSYVPPHRPIDKLRKSLMRKLNNDPQ